The following coding sequences are from one Phenylobacterium glaciei window:
- the pgl gene encoding 6-phosphogluconolactonase, protein MIETFADEAALAAAAAAATVEALAAGLAARGHASLIGTGGRSPTPVYDLLSGADVNWGRVTVGLSDDRFVPITSPDSNERLVCERLLRGRAAPASFLPLYANVPSPEAAADIAEPHLRALAPFDMLFLGMGEDGHVASLIPGSPVMTAGLDPVGERYVIGVPAGVGSPPVARISLTLPALLQARITLLLIRGAVKRQIVAHGSGLPVHALLKQAKAPLRVLWTP, encoded by the coding sequence ATGATCGAAACCTTCGCAGACGAGGCCGCCCTGGCCGCCGCCGCCGCCGCCGCGACCGTGGAGGCCCTGGCCGCCGGTCTGGCCGCCCGGGGGCATGCCAGCCTGATCGGCACCGGCGGCCGTTCCCCGACGCCCGTCTACGATCTGCTGAGCGGAGCTGACGTGAATTGGGGCCGGGTGACGGTCGGCCTGTCCGACGACCGCTTCGTTCCCATCACTTCTCCGGACTCCAATGAGCGCCTGGTCTGCGAGCGCCTGCTGCGGGGCCGCGCGGCGCCGGCCAGCTTCCTGCCGCTCTATGCCAACGTCCCCAGTCCCGAGGCGGCCGCGGACATCGCCGAGCCCCACCTCCGCGCGCTGGCCCCCTTCGATATGCTGTTCCTTGGCATGGGGGAGGACGGTCACGTCGCCTCTCTGATCCCCGGCAGCCCGGTGATGACGGCCGGTCTCGATCCTGTGGGCGAGCGCTATGTCATCGGCGTTCCAGCCGGCGTCGGCTCGCCGCCGGTGGCCCGCATCAGCCTGACCTTGCCGGCGCTTTTGCAGGCGCGGATCACGCTGCTGCTGATCCGTGGGGCGGTGAAACGCCAGATCGTGGCGCACGGCTCAGGACTGCCGGTGCACGCGCTCCTCAAACAGGCTAAAGCGCCCCTGCGCGTCCTCTGGACGCCGTGA
- the cysQ gene encoding 3'(2'),5'-bisphosphate nucleotidase CysQ produces MSDFNTDIGPLLADIVEEAGRLVLPLWKSGLTVHSKADDSPVTEADRRGELLILERLETHFPGVHVISEEDASEFGTPDAVGERFFLVDPVDGTKAFVRGDPNFTVNIALIERRRPVAGAVCAPASGETWYTQGSQAMKRVVGEAGKPVQARAWAKGAAVALVSHTMKEDTLKALADKYGFNATSAMDSSIKFCRLAEGAADVYPRHGPTMEWDIAAGQAVLEAAGGSVLTPEGEVFVYGKADEKFRNGWFVARGK; encoded by the coding sequence ATGAGCGATTTCAACACCGACATCGGGCCCTTGCTCGCCGACATCGTCGAGGAGGCCGGGCGTCTGGTCCTGCCCCTGTGGAAGTCGGGCCTGACCGTCCATTCCAAGGCCGACGACAGTCCGGTCACCGAGGCCGACCGCCGCGGCGAGCTGCTGATCCTGGAACGGCTGGAGACCCACTTCCCGGGCGTCCACGTGATCTCCGAGGAGGACGCCAGCGAGTTCGGCACACCCGATGCGGTGGGCGAACGCTTCTTCCTGGTGGACCCGGTGGACGGCACAAAAGCCTTCGTGCGCGGCGACCCCAACTTCACCGTCAACATCGCCCTGATCGAGCGCCGCCGTCCCGTGGCGGGCGCCGTCTGCGCCCCGGCCAGCGGCGAGACCTGGTACACGCAAGGGTCTCAGGCCATGAAACGGGTGGTGGGCGAGGCCGGCAAGCCGGTCCAGGCCCGGGCCTGGGCCAAGGGCGCGGCGGTGGCCCTGGTCAGCCACACCATGAAGGAAGACACCCTCAAGGCCCTGGCCGACAAGTACGGTTTCAACGCCACCAGCGCGATGGATTCCTCCATCAAGTTCTGCCGCCTGGCCGAGGGCGCGGCTGACGTCTACCCCCGCCATGGACCCACCATGGAGTGGGACATCGCCGCGGGGCAGGCGGTGTTGGAGGCGGCGGGGGGCAGCGTCCTGACGCCGGAGGGCGAGGTCTTCGTCTACGGCAAGGCCGATGAGAAGTTCCGCAACGGCTGGTTCGTGGCCCGGGGCAAATAG
- a CDS encoding CheR family methyltransferase, whose translation MRTEDIDLVVQLCAARAGLFVDPDKTYLLESRLGPVARRENFGSIDDMIAALRTKREDRLAWAIVECMASSETAFFRDRAPFNLFRDEILPTLARLRDGEPIRIWSAACGSGQEVYSLAMTIEDQRALIPGAKLELFASDLSERALEKAQSGLYTQFEIQRGLPIRQLVRHFEKADEMWALAPRIRQMVRWRRINLVADLSAAGRFDVIFCRYVLSALVEPMRARLLENLARALSPDGFLFLGLGETATGLSEAFQPVSGRPGLYARNPSFRAAA comes from the coding sequence ATGAGGACCGAGGACATCGATCTGGTGGTGCAGCTCTGCGCGGCGCGCGCGGGGCTCTTCGTCGACCCCGACAAGACCTACCTGCTGGAAAGCCGCCTGGGCCCGGTGGCCCGGCGTGAGAACTTCGGTTCCATCGACGACATGATCGCCGCCCTGCGCACCAAGCGCGAGGACCGGCTGGCCTGGGCGATCGTCGAGTGCATGGCCTCCAGCGAGACCGCCTTCTTCCGCGACCGCGCGCCCTTCAACCTGTTCCGCGACGAGATCCTGCCGACGCTCGCCCGGCTGCGCGACGGCGAGCCGATCCGCATCTGGAGCGCGGCCTGCGGGTCGGGGCAGGAAGTCTATTCCCTGGCCATGACCATCGAGGACCAGCGCGCCCTTATCCCCGGCGCCAAGCTGGAGCTGTTCGCCTCGGACCTTTCGGAGCGCGCCCTGGAAAAGGCCCAGAGCGGCCTCTACACCCAGTTCGAGATCCAGCGCGGCCTGCCGATCCGCCAGCTGGTGCGTCACTTCGAGAAGGCCGACGAGATGTGGGCGCTCGCGCCGCGCATCCGCCAGATGGTGCGCTGGCGGCGGATCAACCTGGTGGCCGACCTCTCGGCCGCCGGCCGGTTTGATGTGATCTTCTGCCGCTACGTTCTGAGCGCCCTGGTGGAGCCGATGCGCGCCCGCCTGCTGGAGAACCTCGCCCGCGCGCTGAGCCCTGACGGGTTCCTGTTCCTGGGACTGGGGGAGACCGCCACCGGCCTCTCCGAAGCCTTCCAGCCCGTCAGCGGGCGACCCGGGCTCTATGCCCGAAATCCTTCCTTTCGCGCCGCCGCCTGA
- a CDS encoding DUF3553 domain-containing protein encodes MSGSDPFLEPGVIVRHPGCDDWGPGQVQSVAGRKVTVNFQDGGKQVIDTSIVPLTFVSDDPRSGKR; translated from the coding sequence ATGAGCGGTTCCGACCCCTTCCTTGAGCCCGGCGTCATCGTACGTCATCCCGGCTGCGACGACTGGGGTCCGGGACAGGTGCAGTCGGTGGCGGGGCGCAAGGTGACGGTGAATTTCCAGGACGGCGGCAAGCAGGTGATCGACACGTCGATCGTGCCCCTGACCTTCGTGAGCGACGACCCCCGGAGCGGCAAGCGATGA
- a CDS encoding entericidin A/B family lipoprotein: MRKIALLAIVAATFAISACNTLSGAGRDVSAAGSAVTSTAEDAKH, from the coding sequence ATGCGTAAGATCGCTCTGCTGGCCATCGTGGCCGCCACCTTCGCCATTTCCGCCTGCAACACCCTGTCGGGCGCCGGCCGTGACGTTTCGGCCGCCGGTTCGGCCGTGACCTCCACCGCCGAAGACGCCAAGCACTAA
- the eda gene encoding bifunctional 4-hydroxy-2-oxoglutarate aldolase/2-dehydro-3-deoxy-phosphogluconate aldolase, with product MTLQDILKLAPVVPVLIIEEEAHAVPLAKALVAGGLYALEVTLRTPVALDSIRRIAGEVEGAVVGAGTITTASARQSVADAGAKFGVSPGLIEGEGFDGPVPLLPGIATATELMWGLRAGYTHFKLFPANIVGGVGALKAFASPFPQATFCPTGGVSLDNAADYLAQPNVICVGGSWVAPMDAVRAGDWGRITELARAASQLGKAA from the coding sequence TTGACCCTCCAGGACATCCTCAAGCTCGCCCCGGTCGTCCCGGTCCTGATCATCGAGGAAGAGGCCCACGCCGTGCCCCTGGCCAAGGCCCTGGTGGCCGGCGGCCTCTACGCCCTGGAAGTCACCCTGCGCACCCCGGTCGCCCTGGACTCCATCCGCCGCATCGCCGGTGAGGTCGAGGGCGCGGTGGTGGGCGCCGGCACCATAACCACCGCCTCGGCCCGCCAGTCGGTGGCCGACGCCGGCGCCAAGTTCGGGGTCAGCCCCGGTTTGATCGAGGGCGAGGGTTTCGACGGCCCCGTGCCCCTGCTGCCGGGCATCGCCACGGCGACGGAACTGATGTGGGGCCTGCGAGCCGGCTACACCCACTTCAAGCTGTTCCCCGCCAATATCGTCGGCGGCGTCGGTGCGCTGAAGGCCTTCGCCAGTCCCTTCCCCCAGGCCACGTTCTGCCCGACCGGCGGGGTCAGCCTGGACAACGCGGCCGACTACCTGGCCCAGCCCAACGTGATCTGCGTCGGTGGCTCCTGGGTCGCGCCGATGGACGCCGTGCGCGCCGGTGACTGGGGCCGGATCACCGAACTGGCGCGCGCCGCGTCGCAGCTCGGCAAGGCCGCCTGA
- a CDS encoding glycosyltransferase family 4 protein: MRIAQVPPLYEAVPPRFYGGTERVVSHLTDALVELGHDVTLFASADARTKAKLVTVRDQAIRLDPAELKSDLAAHMSMLAEVRRRADDFDVIHFHTDMIHFPFFEDMAGKTVTTLHGRLDLKDLQGVYDRWPQYPLVSISDDQRRPLATTSWAGTVHHGMTTDIYEFHAKSEGYLAFLGRISPEKRPDRAIAIAKRLGKKLKIAAKVDAADQRYFQDKIEPLILGDPLIEFVGEIGDDQKSEFLGGAEALLFPIDWPEPFGLVMIEAMACGTPVVAYACGSVPEVIEDGVTGFIVRTDEEAVEAARRATSLDRRKVRQQFELKYSATAMARRYLDLYARLGAPLSQDFAFAANA, encoded by the coding sequence ATGAGGATCGCCCAGGTTCCGCCTCTGTATGAAGCTGTCCCCCCGCGATTCTACGGCGGCACCGAGCGGGTCGTCTCCCACCTCACCGACGCCCTGGTGGAGCTGGGACACGACGTGACCCTGTTCGCCAGCGCCGATGCGCGGACCAAGGCCAAGTTGGTCACCGTGCGCGATCAGGCCATCCGCCTCGATCCCGCCGAGCTGAAGAGCGACCTGGCCGCCCACATGTCGATGCTCGCCGAGGTGCGCCGCCGAGCCGACGACTTCGACGTCATCCACTTCCACACCGACATGATCCATTTCCCGTTCTTCGAGGACATGGCCGGCAAGACCGTCACCACCCTGCACGGACGGCTGGACCTGAAGGACCTGCAAGGCGTCTACGACCGCTGGCCCCAATACCCCCTGGTCTCCATCAGCGACGACCAGCGTCGGCCCCTGGCCACGACCAGCTGGGCGGGCACCGTCCACCACGGCATGACCACCGACATCTACGAGTTCCACGCGAAGTCCGAGGGCTACCTCGCCTTCCTGGGCCGGATCTCGCCGGAGAAGCGCCCCGACCGCGCCATCGCCATCGCCAAGCGCCTGGGCAAGAAGCTCAAGATCGCCGCCAAGGTGGACGCCGCCGACCAGCGCTATTTCCAGGACAAGATCGAACCCCTGATCCTCGGCGACCCTCTGATCGAGTTCGTCGGCGAGATCGGCGACGATCAGAAATCAGAGTTCCTGGGCGGGGCCGAGGCCCTACTCTTCCCCATCGACTGGCCCGAGCCCTTCGGCCTGGTGATGATCGAGGCCATGGCCTGCGGAACGCCGGTGGTGGCCTATGCCTGCGGCTCGGTGCCCGAGGTGATCGAGGATGGCGTCACCGGCTTCATCGTCCGCACCGACGAGGAGGCTGTGGAAGCCGCGCGCCGGGCGACCAGCCTGGACCGGCGCAAGGTGCGCCAGCAGTTCGAGCTGAAGTACTCGGCCACCGCCATGGCGCGGCGCTATCTTGACCTCTACGCCCGGTTGGGCGCTCCGCTCAGCCAGGACTTCGCCTTCGCTGCCAACGCCTGA
- the chpT gene encoding histidine phosphotransferase ChpT, translated as MSDPDQTPAAEVPVEAAPPPAPRTAEVAAYLAARMCHDFISPASAIVSGLDLLDDPSAQDMREDAMNLIGGSARKLADLLSFTRVAFGASATAETFDARELAKLAQGVFGHMRAEMDWQVEPASLNKPAARAILNLAQMAGAALPTGGVAKIRAVEEGATIVLAVEAVGPRARLRPEVLAGLRGEAMGEGLHGHWVQAYYVHLFMTDAGGRIFADVAEEKVTFAASIPA; from the coding sequence ATGTCAGACCCAGACCAGACTCCCGCCGCTGAAGTCCCCGTGGAGGCCGCCCCCCCGCCGGCGCCGCGCACCGCCGAGGTGGCCGCCTATCTGGCGGCGCGGATGTGTCACGACTTCATCAGCCCTGCCAGCGCGATCGTCTCAGGCCTGGACTTGCTGGACGACCCCAGCGCCCAGGACATGCGCGAGGACGCCATGAACCTGATCGGCGGCAGCGCGCGAAAGCTGGCCGACCTGCTCTCCTTCACCCGGGTGGCCTTCGGCGCCTCGGCGACCGCCGAGACCTTTGACGCCCGGGAACTGGCTAAGCTGGCCCAGGGCGTGTTTGGCCACATGCGCGCCGAGATGGACTGGCAGGTGGAGCCCGCGTCCCTGAACAAGCCGGCGGCCCGGGCCATCCTCAACCTGGCCCAGATGGCCGGTGCGGCCCTGCCCACCGGCGGTGTCGCCAAGATCCGCGCGGTGGAAGAAGGCGCGACCATCGTGCTGGCCGTGGAGGCCGTCGGTCCCCGCGCCCGCCTGCGCCCGGAAGTTCTGGCCGGCCTGCGCGGCGAGGCCATGGGCGAAGGTCTGCATGGGCACTGGGTCCAGGCCTATTACGTGCATCTGTTCATGACCGACGCCGGTGGCCGCATCTTCGCCGATGTCGCCGAGGAAAAAGTCACCTTCGCGGCCAGCATTCCGGCTTAG
- a CDS encoding sensor histidine kinase, translating to MITSPWGSLSTIRVRLAAALAAALLPVLILGAIQSSMAFHREGEIVRQNLAASAERSAATARARMEAADILLETLTPASVGFQCAQRLAEVTRRIPGYSNLIRFDRRGRVACAAHDVPIDMVRGERPWFQQLQTGDNLVVTRDPGALYAKEPVLLAAVRATDPRVGFDGALVAVISLQSLAPRLADRSLPDEAEVALADKQGRYMNFTDGQAFPDLPPAWRAKANAKGSVVWYAKDRRGDRRVYSAAPLVGDDLYVILSAKSQGLFSWARLNPLTGLLLPVLSFVLALLAVLVVTDRVVIRWIAYLQRIAALYARGRLTVRPIQAEQAPPEIRDLAETLEQMADAIVGRDATLRDNLAQKDALMREIHHRVKNNLQVISSLLNMQQRALTDPAARAAMSDTRQRITALALIYRALYQGPDLKKVDLRPFLEELTAQLVAADALHGAPVKTEMHVDALVIDPDRLAPLALFAVEAITNAQKHAFAGRGGTLIVTFKVRGDEAELDISDDGTSTHDVATASGVGRTLMTAFARQLRGRTELVRNEAGGVTVRLMFPTPGVENTVKPEPQSGNQAAA from the coding sequence ATGATCACATCCCCCTGGGGCTCATTATCGACGATCCGGGTGCGCCTCGCCGCCGCGCTCGCCGCCGCCCTGTTGCCGGTGCTGATCCTTGGCGCCATCCAGTCCTCCATGGCCTTTCATCGCGAGGGCGAGATCGTGCGCCAGAACCTCGCCGCCTCGGCTGAGCGCAGCGCCGCCACGGCGCGCGCCCGCATGGAGGCGGCCGACATCCTGCTGGAAACCCTGACGCCAGCCTCCGTCGGCTTCCAGTGCGCCCAGCGCCTGGCCGAGGTGACCCGGCGCATTCCCGGCTATTCGAACCTGATCCGCTTCGACCGCCGCGGCCGCGTGGCCTGCGCCGCCCACGACGTGCCGATCGATATGGTCCGCGGCGAGCGGCCCTGGTTCCAGCAACTGCAGACCGGCGACAACCTGGTGGTCACCCGCGATCCCGGCGCGCTCTACGCCAAGGAGCCTGTCTTGCTGGCGGCGGTTCGCGCCACCGATCCCCGGGTCGGCTTCGACGGCGCCCTGGTGGCGGTGATCTCCCTGCAAAGTCTCGCGCCGCGTCTGGCCGACCGCTCCCTGCCCGATGAGGCGGAGGTGGCGCTGGCCGACAAGCAGGGCCGCTACATGAACTTCACCGATGGCCAGGCCTTCCCCGACCTGCCGCCCGCCTGGCGCGCCAAGGCCAACGCCAAGGGCTCGGTGGTCTGGTACGCCAAGGATCGGCGCGGCGACCGCCGGGTCTATTCGGCCGCCCCCCTGGTGGGCGACGATCTCTATGTGATCCTGTCGGCCAAGTCGCAGGGCCTGTTCTCCTGGGCGCGGCTTAATCCGCTCACCGGCCTGCTGTTGCCGGTCCTTTCCTTCGTGCTGGCCCTGCTGGCGGTGCTGGTGGTGACTGACCGGGTGGTGATCCGCTGGATCGCCTATCTGCAGCGGATCGCCGCCCTCTACGCGCGGGGACGGCTGACCGTTCGCCCGATCCAGGCCGAGCAGGCGCCGCCGGAAATCCGCGACCTGGCTGAGACCCTGGAGCAGATGGCCGACGCCATCGTCGGACGCGACGCCACCCTGCGTGACAACCTGGCCCAGAAGGACGCGCTGATGCGCGAGATTCATCACCGGGTGAAGAACAACCTGCAGGTCATCTCCTCCCTTCTGAACATGCAGCAACGGGCGCTGACCGACCCCGCCGCCCGGGCCGCCATGTCCGACACGCGCCAGCGGATCACGGCCCTGGCCCTGATCTACCGCGCCCTCTACCAGGGGCCCGACCTGAAGAAGGTCGACCTGCGCCCCTTCCTGGAGGAGCTCACCGCCCAGCTGGTGGCCGCCGACGCCCTGCACGGCGCCCCGGTGAAGACCGAGATGCACGTCGACGCCCTGGTGATCGACCCCGACCGCCTGGCGCCGCTCGCCCTGTTCGCCGTGGAAGCCATCACCAACGCCCAGAAGCACGCCTTCGCCGGCCGCGGCGGGACGCTCATCGTCACCTTCAAGGTGCGGGGCGACGAGGCCGAACTCGACATCAGCGACGACGGAACCTCCACCCATGATGTCGCCACCGCCTCGGGCGTGGGCCGCACCCTGATGACCGCCTTCGCCCGTCAGCTGCGCGGCAGGACCGAGCTGGTGCGCAACGAAGCCGGTGGCGTGACCGTCCGTCTGATGTTCCCGACCCCCGGCGTGGAAAATACAGTGAAGCCTGAGCCACAATCAGGGAACCAGGCGGCAGCCTGA
- the glk gene encoding glucokinase — translation MKTNYTGLVGDVGGTNARLALVDEGGHIRHPKTYPAADFGSLGEVIGQYLETTVGRRCPPRAVLAVAGPVVDGEIEFTNLAWRISEGELVGTFAFEAAQLINDFAAQAMAAPALDADDLKPIGPVLKGAQGAPIVVLGAGTGFGVAGLARSERGDVPIATEGGHAAFAPYDEVEARVLERLWKTHGRVSIERVLSGRGMFELYEALGDIRGVDTGLVDEKAVFAAGQAGDPLCSETLDRFCGILGSVAGDLALTFGARAGVYVSGGIAPRMVDRLNSGEFRRRFEDKGRLSDYTRDIPTSLIVHPYAALVGSARALKQLEGSRL, via the coding sequence GTGAAGACCAACTACACAGGCCTCGTCGGCGACGTCGGCGGCACGAACGCTCGTCTCGCCCTGGTGGACGAGGGCGGCCATATCCGCCATCCCAAGACCTATCCGGCCGCCGACTTCGGCTCCCTGGGCGAGGTGATCGGCCAGTACCTGGAGACCACCGTCGGCCGCCGCTGCCCGCCGCGCGCGGTGCTGGCCGTGGCCGGCCCCGTGGTGGACGGCGAGATCGAATTCACCAACCTGGCCTGGCGGATTTCCGAGGGCGAGCTGGTGGGGACCTTCGCCTTCGAGGCCGCCCAGCTGATCAACGACTTCGCGGCCCAGGCCATGGCTGCTCCGGCCCTGGACGCCGATGACCTCAAGCCCATAGGGCCGGTGCTGAAGGGCGCGCAGGGCGCGCCGATCGTGGTGCTGGGCGCCGGGACCGGCTTTGGTGTGGCGGGTCTCGCCCGCTCCGAGCGCGGCGACGTGCCCATCGCCACCGAGGGCGGCCACGCCGCCTTCGCGCCCTATGACGAGGTCGAGGCCCGGGTGCTGGAGCGCCTGTGGAAGACCCATGGCCGGGTCTCCATCGAGCGCGTCCTGTCGGGCCGCGGCATGTTCGAACTCTACGAGGCGCTGGGAGATATCCGCGGCGTCGACACCGGCCTGGTGGACGAGAAGGCGGTGTTCGCCGCCGGCCAGGCCGGCGATCCGCTTTGCTCCGAAACCCTGGATCGGTTCTGCGGCATCCTTGGCTCGGTGGCCGGCGATCTGGCCCTGACCTTTGGAGCCCGCGCCGGGGTCTATGTCTCGGGCGGCATCGCCCCGCGCATGGTGGATCGGCTCAACAGCGGCGAATTCCGCCGCCGGTTCGAAGACAAGGGGCGGCTGTCGGACTATACCCGCGACATCCCCACCTCGCTGATCGTCCATCCCTATGCGGCGCTGGTGGGCTCGGCCCGGGCGCTGAAACAGTTGGAAGGAAGCCGTCTTTGA
- a CDS encoding response regulator, with translation MKTCLVVDDSRVIRKVARRILEDIGFEIAEASDGMEALAWCRAAMPDAILLDWNMPVMTGIEFLRHLRLEPGGDKPTVVFCTVENDLERIREALDCGANEYIMKPFDGDIIASKFAEAGLA, from the coding sequence TTGAAGACCTGCCTTGTCGTTGACGACAGCCGGGTGATCCGCAAGGTCGCCCGCCGAATCCTGGAGGACATCGGCTTCGAGATCGCCGAGGCGTCCGACGGGATGGAGGCGCTCGCCTGGTGCCGCGCGGCCATGCCCGACGCGATCCTGCTGGACTGGAACATGCCGGTGATGACGGGGATCGAGTTCCTGCGCCACCTGCGGCTGGAGCCGGGCGGAGACAAGCCCACCGTGGTGTTCTGCACCGTCGAAAACGACCTCGAACGCATCCGCGAGGCGCTGGACTGCGGCGCCAACGAGTACATCATGAAGCCCTTCGACGGCGACATCATCGCCTCGAAATTCGCCGAGGCCGGGCTGGCATGA
- a CDS encoding sigma-70 family RNA polymerase sigma factor — MSGDDKNADRSPAEDEAFKRELVKLIPHLRAFARTLAGEPAGADDLAQDAMMKAWDARKSFQMGTNMKAWTFMILRNQFYSEKRRSWRQIQLDQEAAERTLVAVDDPEAPVALDELRLSLAMLPAEQREALVLVGAGGFAYEEAAEICNCAVGTVKSRVSRARRALHAILDDGAYERDGGAAGDAMRSILADAERLSSAR, encoded by the coding sequence ATGTCGGGGGACGATAAGAACGCCGACCGCTCACCCGCGGAGGACGAGGCGTTCAAGCGTGAGCTGGTCAAGCTGATCCCGCACCTGCGCGCCTTCGCCCGCACCCTGGCCGGCGAACCGGCCGGCGCCGACGATCTGGCGCAGGACGCCATGATGAAGGCCTGGGACGCCCGCAAGAGCTTCCAGATGGGCACCAACATGAAGGCTTGGACCTTCATGATCCTGCGCAACCAGTTCTATTCCGAGAAGCGTCGGTCCTGGCGCCAGATTCAACTCGACCAGGAGGCGGCCGAGCGCACCCTGGTGGCGGTGGACGATCCCGAGGCGCCCGTCGCCCTGGACGAACTGCGCCTGTCCCTGGCCATGCTGCCCGCCGAGCAACGCGAAGCCCTGGTGCTGGTGGGCGCGGGGGGCTTCGCCTACGAGGAGGCCGCCGAAATTTGCAACTGCGCGGTCGGCACCGTGAAGAGCCGGGTCAGCCGCGCAAGGCGCGCCCTGCACGCGATCCTCGACGACGGCGCCTATGAGCGCGATGGTGGAGCCGCCGGCGACGCCATGCGCTCCATTCTCGCGGATGCGGAGCGGCTCTCAAGCGCCCGGTAG
- the edd gene encoding phosphogluconate dehydratase, whose translation MHPVTAAVTARIVERSRETRADYLARMEAARHAGPGRAKLSCANWAHAFAASPDGDKQRMRNPNAPNVAIVSAYNDMLSAHQPLERFPDIIKAAAEGVGATAQFAGGVPAMCDGVTQGRPGMELSLFSRDVIAMSTAVALTHDAFDAALMLGICDKIVPGLTIGALAFGHLPVIFVPGGPMTSGASNADKARVRALYAEGKATRDELLDMEMKSYHGPGTCTFYGTANSNQMMMEMMGLHLPGAAFVTPNTPLRDALTAQAPIRAIEIADGTNAYAPMSAVVDEKSIVNAIVGLLATGGSTNHTLHIVAMARAAGVIVDWTDFDELSRITPLMARVYPNGSEDVNAFHAAGGMAYVVRELLDAGLAHEDVVTVAGEGLRRYQQEPFLEDGKLVWRDGPTASLNPDILRPVNDPFMPEGGIRLLSGGLGRAVIKTSAVKDEHLIIEAPAIVFQDQDELLEAHKNGELNRDFVAVVRFQGPQANGMPELHSLTPVLGVLLDKGFKVALVTDGRMSGASGKVPAAIHVSPEAGLGGPLAYVKTGDLVRLNAHEGVLEILVDAAELAARPRAPRPPAGFGYGRELFGAMRRAAGPAEAGACTLFGDAA comes from the coding sequence ATGCATCCGGTCACCGCCGCGGTCACCGCGCGCATCGTCGAGCGCAGCCGCGAGACTCGCGCCGACTACCTGGCGAGAATGGAAGCCGCGCGCCATGCCGGGCCTGGCCGCGCCAAGCTGTCCTGCGCCAACTGGGCCCATGCCTTCGCCGCCTCGCCGGACGGCGACAAGCAGCGGATGCGCAATCCCAATGCGCCGAACGTGGCCATCGTCTCGGCCTACAATGACATGCTCTCGGCCCACCAGCCGCTGGAGCGCTTCCCCGACATCATCAAGGCGGCGGCGGAAGGCGTCGGCGCCACCGCCCAGTTCGCCGGCGGCGTGCCTGCCATGTGCGATGGGGTGACCCAGGGCCGTCCGGGCATGGAGCTGTCGCTGTTCAGCCGCGACGTGATCGCCATGTCGACGGCCGTGGCCCTCACCCACGACGCCTTCGACGCGGCCCTGATGCTGGGGATCTGCGACAAGATTGTGCCGGGCCTGACCATCGGGGCGCTCGCTTTCGGCCACCTGCCGGTGATCTTCGTGCCGGGCGGCCCCATGACCTCTGGCGCTTCCAACGCCGACAAGGCCCGGGTGAGGGCCCTCTACGCCGAGGGCAAGGCCACCCGCGACGAGCTGCTGGACATGGAGATGAAGTCCTACCACGGCCCCGGCACCTGCACCTTCTACGGCACCGCCAACTCCAACCAGATGATGATGGAGATGATGGGCCTGCACCTGCCGGGCGCGGCCTTCGTCACCCCAAATACGCCGCTGCGTGACGCGCTGACCGCCCAGGCCCCGATCCGCGCCATCGAGATCGCCGACGGGACCAACGCCTATGCGCCGATGTCGGCGGTGGTGGACGAGAAATCCATCGTCAACGCCATCGTCGGCCTGCTGGCCACCGGCGGCTCCACCAACCACACCCTGCATATCGTGGCCATGGCCAGGGCCGCCGGGGTTATCGTCGACTGGACCGACTTCGACGAATTGTCGCGGATCACACCCTTGATGGCGCGGGTCTATCCGAACGGCAGCGAGGACGTGAACGCCTTCCACGCCGCCGGCGGCATGGCCTATGTCGTCCGCGAGCTGCTGGACGCAGGGTTGGCCCACGAGGACGTGGTGACCGTGGCCGGCGAAGGCCTGCGCCGCTACCAGCAGGAGCCCTTCCTGGAGGACGGCAAGCTGGTCTGGCGCGACGGCCCCACCGCCTCCCTCAACCCCGACATCCTGCGCCCCGTCAACGATCCCTTCATGCCCGAGGGCGGCATCCGCCTGTTGTCCGGCGGTCTCGGCCGCGCGGTCATCAAGACCTCGGCGGTGAAGGACGAGCACCTGATCATCGAGGCCCCAGCCATTGTCTTCCAGGACCAGGACGAGCTGCTGGAGGCCCACAAGAACGGCGAGCTGAACCGCGACTTCGTGGCCGTGGTCCGCTTCCAGGGGCCACAGGCCAACGGCATGCCCGAACTGCACAGCCTGACCCCCGTCCTGGGCGTCCTGCTGGACAAGGGGTTCAAGGTGGCCCTGGTCACGGACGGCCGCATGTCCGGCGCCTCGGGCAAGGTGCCCGCCGCCATCCACGTCTCGCCCGAGGCGGGTCTGGGCGGACCCCTGGCCTATGTGAAGACCGGCGACCTGGTGCGCCTCAACGCGCACGAAGGCGTGCTGGAGATCCTGGTGGACGCCGCCGAACTCGCCGCCCGGCCCCGGGCGCCCAGGCCGCCGGCCGGCTTCGGCTATGGCCGTGAACTGTTCGGCGCCATGCGCCGCGCCGCCGGACCGGCCGAGGCCGGCGCCTGCACCCTGTTCGGGGACGCCGCGTGA